In Vreelandella piezotolerans, one genomic interval encodes:
- a CDS encoding AsmA family protein — MKQLLRILLAAVGILAMVAVAAVVYVTTFLDPEDFKPRLTAVVEEQTGLNLALEGPITWSFYPRIGVSVEQARAWLPEQSQDDTAFAAINRAEVSVAFAPLLRGEIAVDGLTLDGMRLNLEKNAEGEANWQPLLERLSEHNNETAETVLAPASAGPNVDAGNLSVVLNIASVDIKEADIRYRDEQSQALWRIQPLNMSGTNVNPVRSFPLKAMFTLTKHNRLDAEVLERGPDLSSDVNLETRLRLGLEEEQIVFENTQLTTQTRRGADSEPQQLALKAAEIVARMGERQLSIRQGVLETGLRHADNWQGSLALSLAFGFDGDFAAQTAQLKDLQLTGPDGLRVSGHLNLEQLLDAPQYSGQLTAAPFNLRPWIARTGASLDTASEAALSDVALTSPIEGSLERVALPRLSLVVDDSTFTGDVSAALDGNQLSFTLEGDALNLDHYLPGAATAQQASRGLLRKAFAQSEEALLPQEWLRTLTLQGDLSVEQLVLAGLTFSNTQLALRGENGSHRLTSFESGFYEGELNATGQLDATGNVLEWQLSPNVRNVQVAPLIETFSEEEAPLRGRFNLEGALTTQGNRRDVLVSNLNGELDARLNDGAILRSNVSREMCELVAELEGREVDREWHPDTRFERFDATFQVRNGVVESDDLLVRLPGIDVQGEGSFNLNSLDFNTQANARLVDTGDAACQVNPRLQQLPLPVRCEGHVGDDKTQWCRFDRTAFQASVVDLLRGEAGSRVEEELEERLGESLDRIDERLGEGAGQELREGIRRLFN, encoded by the coding sequence ATGAAACAGCTATTACGCATTTTGCTGGCGGCAGTGGGCATTCTCGCCATGGTGGCCGTGGCCGCCGTGGTCTATGTCACCACCTTTTTAGACCCCGAAGACTTCAAGCCACGCCTGACGGCCGTGGTCGAAGAGCAAACCGGCCTCAATCTTGCCCTGGAAGGCCCCATCACTTGGTCGTTCTACCCGCGTATTGGGGTGAGCGTCGAGCAGGCCCGCGCTTGGCTGCCCGAGCAGTCTCAAGACGATACCGCCTTTGCCGCCATCAACCGTGCAGAAGTGAGCGTTGCCTTTGCGCCACTGCTTCGTGGCGAGATCGCTGTGGATGGCCTGACGTTGGATGGCATGCGCCTGAATTTAGAGAAAAACGCCGAGGGTGAGGCCAACTGGCAGCCGCTTTTGGAGCGTCTTTCCGAGCACAACAACGAAACCGCCGAAACCGTGCTGGCGCCTGCCAGCGCTGGCCCCAATGTCGATGCAGGCAACCTTTCAGTGGTGTTGAATATCGCCAGCGTCGACATCAAAGAGGCCGATATTCGCTACCGCGACGAGCAGAGCCAAGCGCTTTGGCGGATACAGCCGCTGAATATGTCGGGCACCAACGTCAACCCGGTGCGCTCGTTTCCGTTGAAAGCGATGTTTACGTTGACCAAGCACAACCGTCTGGATGCCGAAGTGCTAGAGCGAGGCCCGGACCTGTCCAGCGACGTCAACCTAGAAACACGCCTTCGGCTGGGCCTTGAAGAGGAGCAAATCGTTTTCGAAAATACCCAGCTCACCACCCAAACTCGGCGCGGTGCCGATAGCGAGCCGCAGCAGCTAGCCCTGAAAGCGGCTGAGATCGTTGCGCGTATGGGCGAGCGACAGCTCAGCATTCGCCAGGGTGTGTTGGAAACCGGCCTTCGGCATGCCGACAATTGGCAAGGGAGCTTGGCGCTTTCGTTGGCGTTTGGTTTCGATGGCGACTTCGCTGCGCAAACGGCCCAATTAAAGGATCTGCAATTGACCGGACCTGATGGACTGCGAGTCAGTGGTCATCTCAATCTCGAGCAACTGCTCGATGCACCTCAATATAGCGGCCAGCTCACCGCCGCCCCATTCAACCTGCGTCCCTGGATTGCGCGTACCGGCGCATCGCTCGATACCGCCAGCGAAGCCGCACTGAGCGATGTTGCGCTGACCAGCCCCATCGAAGGGAGCCTGGAGCGAGTAGCGCTACCGCGCCTTTCGTTAGTCGTCGATGACAGCACCTTTACCGGTGACGTCAGTGCGGCGCTGGATGGTAATCAGCTCTCTTTTACTCTTGAAGGAGATGCACTTAACCTCGATCACTACCTGCCTGGGGCGGCCACCGCGCAGCAGGCCAGTCGTGGGTTACTGCGTAAAGCATTTGCTCAAAGTGAAGAAGCACTGTTGCCCCAAGAGTGGCTCAGAACCCTCACGCTGCAGGGCGATTTGAGTGTCGAGCAACTAGTGTTGGCCGGATTGACCTTCAGCAATACCCAATTGGCACTACGCGGTGAGAACGGTAGCCATCGCCTGACATCGTTCGAGTCCGGCTTCTACGAAGGGGAGCTCAACGCCACCGGCCAGCTGGACGCCACTGGTAACGTATTGGAGTGGCAGCTCTCACCGAACGTCCGTAACGTGCAGGTCGCCCCGCTGATCGAAACCTTCAGCGAGGAAGAGGCTCCGCTGCGTGGCCGCTTCAACTTGGAAGGCGCGCTGACCACCCAAGGCAACCGCCGCGATGTGCTGGTGAGCAACCTCAACGGCGAGCTTGACGCCCGGCTGAACGACGGTGCCATTTTGCGCTCTAACGTCTCCCGTGAGATGTGTGAGCTGGTGGCGGAGCTAGAAGGGCGGGAGGTAGACCGCGAATGGCACCCTGATACCCGCTTCGAGCGTTTCGACGCCACTTTCCAAGTGCGTAATGGAGTCGTAGAGAGTGACGATCTGCTGGTTCGCCTACCGGGAATCGATGTGCAAGGGGAGGGGAGCTTCAACCTCAACAGCCTTGATTTCAATACGCAAGCCAATGCACGCTTAGTAGATACCGGCGATGCTGCTTGCCAAGTAAACCCACGGCTTCAACAGTTACCGTTACCGGTGCGCTGTGAAGGCCACGTTGGCGACGATAAAACCCAGTGGTGCCGCTTCGACCGGACCGCCTTTCAGGCCTCGGTGGTCGATCTGCTGCGTGGCGAAGCCGGCAGCCGGGTAGAAGAAGAGTTGGAAGAGCGGCTTGGCGAATCCCTCGACCGCATCGATGAGCGCCTGGGCGAAGGCGCAGGTCAAGAGCTGCGCGAAGGCATTCGTCGCCTCTTCAATTAA
- a CDS encoding acetyl-CoA sensor PanZ family protein, with the protein MPVTLQYVDQARWEADEQVRIDLVRIYEDAPQERMPTPTVLPFIEQHLSGQHFFACAHFNDRLLGAVAIQEADDRAWWLSELCVRKTTRRRGVGSRLMALLGEQAKQDGRVLRIATTTLPLADRVLLSKLGYRPMADESSEPGLTATSDFVELDPQGKG; encoded by the coding sequence ATGCCGGTGACACTGCAATATGTCGACCAGGCCCGTTGGGAAGCAGACGAGCAGGTACGCATCGATCTGGTGCGCATTTATGAAGATGCGCCTCAAGAGCGCATGCCCACCCCCACGGTTTTGCCCTTCATCGAACAGCACTTGAGCGGCCAGCACTTTTTTGCCTGTGCGCATTTCAACGACCGTTTATTAGGTGCGGTAGCCATACAGGAAGCCGATGACCGGGCATGGTGGCTCTCTGAACTTTGCGTGCGTAAAACCACGCGCCGCCGCGGCGTCGGCTCTCGACTCATGGCGCTGCTGGGCGAGCAGGCCAAGCAAGACGGCCGCGTGCTGCGTATAGCCACGACGACGCTGCCGCTGGCGGACCGCGTCCTGCTATCGAAGCTTGGCTATCGGCCAATGGCCGATGAGTCGTCCGAGCCGGGCCTAACGGCGACCAGTGATTTTGTCGAGCTAGACCCACAAGGGAAAGGGTAA
- a CDS encoding YjaG family protein, producing MVAKPQGFYQRLQLLPLPAQQAFMAALCERLLPNYALYEQTSGQGDGHTLRTVLNLVWERLSVPHASIDFARQADKLAECEPPEGDESFGARRALDAVVSISALLDTLQGESPEAVLDVSRTSRAGVRAFIELTEGEVDAQALALIIRDHPLMEDENDFQDAVLEAVSGPINKTTLKEIRTLGRNGGISNLGLSLEDADG from the coding sequence ATGGTGGCTAAACCCCAAGGATTCTATCAGCGGCTGCAACTGCTGCCGCTGCCCGCCCAACAAGCCTTCATGGCAGCGCTGTGTGAGCGCCTACTGCCGAATTACGCCCTGTACGAGCAAACTAGTGGCCAGGGCGATGGGCACACCCTTCGCACCGTACTGAATTTGGTGTGGGAGCGCTTGAGCGTCCCCCACGCCAGCATCGATTTTGCCCGCCAAGCAGACAAGTTGGCCGAGTGCGAGCCGCCGGAGGGGGACGAGAGTTTTGGTGCACGTCGGGCGCTGGACGCGGTGGTGTCGATCTCTGCGCTACTCGATACGCTGCAAGGTGAATCCCCCGAAGCCGTGCTGGACGTCAGCCGCACGTCGCGGGCTGGCGTGCGAGCGTTCATCGAACTCACCGAGGGCGAAGTGGACGCGCAAGCGCTGGCACTGATCATTCGCGACCATCCGTTGATGGAGGACGAAAACGACTTCCAAGACGCAGTGCTTGAAGCGGTCAGCGGGCCGATCAATAAAACGACGCTCAAAGAGATTCGCACGCTGGGTCGCAATGGCGGTATTAGTAATTTGGGTTTGAGCCTGGAAGACGCCGACGGCTAG
- the mutY gene encoding A/G-specific adenine glycosylase: MAEMPTPCLPAEEFQQRLLTWFDKHGRHDLPWQSPRSAYRVWVSEIMLQQTQVATVIPYFERFMARFPTLEALATAPQDDVLHHWTGLGYYARARNLHKAAQVAMETNGGELPTASVDALMALPGIGRSTAGAIIAQSTGQQAAILDGNVKRSLTRLHAVTGWPGKPAVERSLWVLADYFTPTTRLADYTQAVMDFGATLCKRSKPDCVICPFNDVCRAYAQGEPQRYPESKPKKTTPTRDTIMLLLRDPQGRVWLEQRPPSGLWGGLWSLPQFERHSELNDWLEDNTEAPERQAALPSFTHAFSHFKLSITPQPVSCQRISGVRENGVWYDVHHPPALGLAAPVKSLLSQLTPFTLDPAPGP; the protein is encoded by the coding sequence ATGGCCGAGATGCCCACGCCTTGCCTACCGGCGGAAGAGTTTCAACAACGGCTGCTCACCTGGTTCGACAAGCATGGCCGTCACGATCTGCCCTGGCAGTCACCCCGCAGCGCTTATCGCGTGTGGGTCTCCGAAATCATGCTGCAGCAAACACAGGTCGCAACGGTCATTCCTTACTTCGAGCGTTTCATGGCTCGCTTTCCCACGCTGGAAGCCCTGGCCACCGCGCCGCAAGATGACGTATTGCACCACTGGACGGGCCTGGGCTATTACGCTCGGGCCCGCAACCTGCACAAAGCGGCTCAGGTTGCCATGGAAACGAACGGGGGTGAGCTGCCCACCGCTAGCGTAGATGCGTTGATGGCGCTGCCCGGCATAGGCCGCTCCACTGCTGGCGCCATCATCGCTCAAAGCACCGGGCAGCAGGCGGCCATACTGGATGGCAACGTCAAACGCTCGCTCACGCGCCTACACGCCGTCACCGGCTGGCCCGGCAAGCCCGCGGTAGAACGCTCGCTGTGGGTGCTGGCCGACTACTTTACGCCCACCACGCGACTGGCGGATTACACCCAAGCAGTCATGGATTTCGGCGCGACGCTCTGTAAGCGCAGCAAGCCTGACTGCGTGATATGTCCATTCAATGACGTATGCCGCGCCTATGCCCAAGGGGAGCCGCAGCGCTATCCGGAATCTAAACCTAAGAAAACCACGCCTACCCGCGATACCATTATGCTGTTGCTGCGCGATCCCCAAGGCCGCGTTTGGCTAGAGCAGCGCCCACCCAGCGGCCTGTGGGGCGGGTTATGGAGCCTGCCGCAGTTTGAGCGCCACAGCGAACTCAACGACTGGCTGGAAGACAACACCGAAGCCCCCGAGCGTCAAGCCGCGCTGCCTAGCTTCACTCACGCTTTCAGCCACTTTAAGCTGTCGATTACGCCGCAGCCGGTGAGCTGCCAGCGTATCAGCGGCGTGCGTGAAAACGGCGTATGGTATGACGTTCACCACCCGCCTGCGCTAGGCTTGGCGGCACCGGTCAAATCACTACTGAGCCAGCTAACGCCGTTTACCCTAGACCCTGCCCCCGGGCCTTAA
- the hisA gene encoding 1-(5-phosphoribosyl)-5-[(5-phosphoribosylamino)methylideneamino]imidazole-4-carboxamide isomerase, which translates to MLVIPAIDLKDGQCVRLKQGRMDDATSYGDDPVAMAARWVEAGARRLHLVDLNGAFEGKPVNGEAVTAIARAYPNLPIQIGGGIRSAETIEHYLSAGVSYVIIGTKAVKEPEFVTDMCRAFPGHIIVGLDAKDGYVATDGWAEVSTVKATELAKRFANDGVSSIVYTDIARDGMMQGVNVEATAALARDGGLPVIASGGVTNLEDIRALCDVADSGILGAITGRAIYEGSLDVAEAQRLSDQLSGGQE; encoded by the coding sequence ATGTTGGTAATTCCCGCGATCGATCTCAAAGACGGCCAGTGTGTGCGCTTGAAGCAGGGCCGCATGGATGATGCGACCTCCTACGGCGACGACCCGGTCGCGATGGCGGCGCGTTGGGTAGAAGCCGGCGCGCGCCGTTTGCACTTGGTGGACTTGAACGGTGCCTTCGAGGGTAAGCCCGTCAACGGTGAAGCGGTCACGGCCATCGCCCGCGCCTACCCGAACCTGCCAATCCAAATTGGCGGCGGCATTCGTTCGGCGGAGACCATCGAGCACTACCTCAGCGCCGGTGTGTCTTACGTGATCATTGGTACCAAAGCCGTCAAAGAGCCCGAGTTCGTGACTGACATGTGCCGCGCCTTCCCCGGTCATATCATCGTGGGGCTGGATGCCAAAGATGGCTATGTGGCCACCGACGGCTGGGCGGAGGTCTCCACCGTCAAAGCCACCGAGCTTGCCAAGCGCTTTGCCAACGACGGCGTTTCCAGCATCGTTTACACCGATATTGCACGCGATGGCATGATGCAGGGGGTCAACGTCGAGGCCACCGCGGCGCTGGCCCGTGACGGCGGCCTGCCAGTCATCGCCTCCGGCGGCGTGACCAACTTGGAGGACATTCGCGCGCTGTGCGACGTGGCCGACAGCGGCATCCTCGGTGCGATTACAGGCCGGGCCATTTACGAAGGCAGCCTGGATGTGGCGGAGGCCCAGCGCCTGAGCGACCAACTCAGCGGAGGCCAAGAATGA
- the hisH gene encoding imidazole glycerol phosphate synthase subunit HisH, protein MTIAVIDYGMGNLHSVAKALEHVTHENVIITRDPRRILGATRLVLPGQGAIRDCVGELERTELRGLVDDVLTRQAKPLLGICVGQQMLMERSEENGGVDCLGFFQGSVDRFPANMRDAQEQRLKVPHMGWNLVDQHHEHPLWAGIDNHEHFYFVHSYYVNAADDAQVFGTTQYGSVSAHVAIGRDATFAVQFHPEKSSRAGLRLLENFVTWTP, encoded by the coding sequence ATGACCATTGCGGTAATCGATTATGGAATGGGCAACCTACACTCGGTGGCCAAGGCGCTCGAGCACGTCACCCATGAAAACGTGATCATCACCCGCGACCCGCGCCGCATTCTGGGCGCGACCCGTCTAGTGCTGCCCGGCCAAGGGGCGATTCGTGACTGCGTTGGCGAACTCGAACGCACCGAACTGCGCGGCCTAGTGGATGACGTGTTGACCCGCCAAGCCAAACCGCTGCTGGGCATTTGCGTGGGCCAGCAGATGCTGATGGAGCGCAGCGAAGAGAATGGCGGCGTGGACTGCTTGGGCTTTTTTCAGGGCAGCGTGGACCGCTTTCCGGCCAACATGCGCGACGCGCAAGAGCAGCGCCTAAAAGTACCGCACATGGGCTGGAACTTGGTGGATCAGCACCACGAGCATCCGCTCTGGGCAGGCATCGATAATCATGAGCACTTCTATTTCGTGCACAGCTATTACGTCAATGCCGCCGACGATGCCCAAGTATTCGGCACTACCCAGTACGGCAGTGTGAGTGCTCACGTCGCGATTGGTCGCGACGCTACTTTCGCCGTACAGTTCCACCCGGAAAAAAGCTCCCGTGCTGGCCTGCGCCTGCTGGAAAATTTTGTCACCTGGACGCCCTGA
- a CDS encoding oxidative damage protection protein yields MSNTVFCRKYQQELPALPFPPLPGKQGQEIQATVSKQAWEEWQALQTRLINEKHLNMLEPEARAYLMEQMQRFLDNETTDQAEGYVPPSQA; encoded by the coding sequence ATGAGCAACACGGTTTTTTGCCGCAAGTACCAGCAAGAGCTACCCGCACTGCCTTTCCCGCCGCTGCCGGGTAAGCAGGGCCAAGAGATTCAGGCCACCGTATCGAAACAAGCCTGGGAAGAGTGGCAGGCGTTGCAAACCCGTCTGATCAATGAGAAGCACCTCAACATGCTGGAGCCGGAAGCACGCGCTTACCTTATGGAGCAGATGCAACGTTTCTTGGATAACGAAACCACCGACCAAGCGGAAGGGTACGTGCCGCCCAGCCAAGCATAA
- a CDS encoding META domain-containing protein, with product MRSRFALATTLSLWLTACQNHAALQASMAVDESLINTYWKLLTVNDDLVVAADNVREAHIVLHIDNSARLAGATGCNTLSGRYQHTRQQLTFHPIVTTKMTCPAALMHIEQAMLSALYQTTHWKINGERLVLFNDKGEPLAGLKAVHLY from the coding sequence ATGCGCTCACGATTCGCCCTCGCCACCACGCTCAGCCTTTGGCTGACCGCATGCCAAAACCATGCGGCTTTGCAAGCCTCCATGGCAGTCGATGAATCGCTCATCAATACCTACTGGAAGCTACTGACCGTAAACGACGACCTCGTGGTGGCCGCAGACAATGTTCGCGAAGCACATATAGTGCTGCACATCGACAACAGCGCTCGTTTGGCAGGCGCCACCGGCTGCAACACGCTCAGCGGTCGCTACCAGCACACTCGCCAGCAGCTCACGTTCCACCCCATCGTCACAACGAAAATGACCTGCCCTGCTGCACTAATGCACATCGAGCAAGCCATGCTGAGCGCGCTCTATCAAACCACGCATTGGAAGATCAACGGAGAACGCTTAGTGCTCTTCAATGATAAAGGGGAGCCACTGGCAGGGCTCAAGGCAGTACACCTTTATTAA
- a CDS encoding DUF4124 domain-containing protein: MKIFALTALLVWIPFSTQAEVHKCIDGNGHTTYQDAPCADGTSETVNINNLTIIPPPSVTARAEPSVRASPVPRLAAPYRNQHQTALELRNSRVKTRARYPLRRGW; encoded by the coding sequence ATGAAGATTTTCGCGTTGACTGCGCTATTGGTATGGATACCTTTCTCTACTCAAGCAGAAGTACATAAGTGTATCGATGGCAATGGGCACACCACCTACCAGGATGCCCCCTGCGCAGATGGCACCTCAGAGACAGTCAATATCAACAACCTCACCATTATTCCGCCACCCAGCGTCACCGCTCGCGCCGAGCCATCCGTCAGGGCTAGCCCTGTTCCACGCCTTGCTGCGCCCTACAGAAACCAACACCAAACGGCTCTCGAACTGCGTAACAGCCGAGTGAAAACACGCGCTCGCTATCCATTGAGACGCGGCTGGTAA
- the hisF gene encoding imidazole glycerol phosphate synthase subunit HisF: MSLAKRIIPCLDVDAGRVVKGVNFVGIRDAGDPVEIAQRYNQQGADEITFLDITASHEDRATTVEMVERIAGEVFIPLTVGGGIRTCDDIRTMLNAGADKVSINTAAVTNPEFVREAAERFGSQCIVVAIDAKKVSEEGEPDRWEIFTHGGRRPTGLDAVEWAKKMVEFGAGELLLTSMDRDGTKIGFDLGVTRAISEAVSVPVIASGGVGNLDHLVDGVLKGGADAVLAASIFHFGEYTIPEAKRYMAERGIEMRL; encoded by the coding sequence ATGAGCTTAGCCAAACGGATTATTCCCTGCCTAGACGTGGACGCAGGGCGGGTGGTGAAAGGCGTGAACTTCGTCGGTATTCGTGACGCGGGCGACCCGGTCGAGATCGCCCAGCGCTACAACCAGCAGGGTGCCGATGAAATCACTTTTCTCGACATCACCGCCAGCCATGAAGATCGCGCCACCACGGTCGAGATGGTCGAGCGCATCGCAGGCGAGGTGTTCATTCCCTTGACCGTGGGCGGCGGTATCCGCACCTGCGACGACATTCGTACCATGCTGAACGCAGGTGCAGACAAAGTCTCGATCAACACGGCTGCCGTCACCAACCCCGAGTTCGTACGCGAAGCCGCCGAGCGTTTCGGCAGCCAGTGTATCGTGGTGGCGATCGATGCAAAAAAAGTGTCTGAGGAGGGTGAGCCCGATCGCTGGGAGATTTTCACCCACGGCGGCCGCCGCCCTACCGGCCTAGACGCGGTGGAGTGGGCCAAAAAAATGGTCGAATTTGGCGCAGGCGAGCTGCTGCTCACTAGCATGGACCGTGACGGCACCAAGATTGGCTTCGACCTGGGCGTCACCCGCGCCATTTCTGAGGCGGTCAGCGTGCCGGTGATTGCTTCCGGTGGTGTCGGCAACCTAGATCACTTGGTCGATGGCGTGCTCAAAGGCGGTGCCGATGCAGTCCTAGCGGCCAGCATTTTCCACTTTGGCGAATACACCATTCCGGAAGCCAAGCGCTACATGGCCGAGCGCGGCATCGAAATGCGTTTGTGA
- a CDS encoding type 1 glutamine amidotransferase: MHIHLLQHGPDHGPARLTDWLESMGHSYTVFHLYAGELTPRPGESDALIVLDGPDSLVSEPPAWHKAERKLIHRYLDGQKPMLGIGLGALWVAEALEAVIAPGTYPETGWHTVTLAPESGFDLPEQFEAFMWHRLVFSLPDGAIPLGGSAAAPLQGFSWDVGRVVGLLCHVETTQASLAPLLRDPDRPKAKSTSTGRFLQTDEEILEDPARFQRLAPLLDRVMTQWLKSA, from the coding sequence ATGCATATTCATCTGCTACAGCACGGCCCTGACCATGGCCCCGCCCGTCTGACCGACTGGCTTGAGAGTATGGGCCATAGTTACACCGTTTTTCATCTTTACGCGGGAGAACTCACGCCCCGCCCTGGGGAGTCCGATGCGCTCATCGTGCTGGATGGCCCCGATAGCCTAGTTAGCGAGCCTCCCGCCTGGCACAAAGCGGAGCGTAAACTGATCCATCGTTATCTAGATGGACAAAAGCCAATGCTGGGCATTGGCTTGGGAGCGCTTTGGGTAGCAGAAGCACTCGAGGCCGTCATCGCCCCCGGCACCTACCCCGAAACCGGTTGGCACACCGTTACCCTAGCGCCGGAAAGCGGCTTCGATTTACCCGAGCAGTTCGAGGCATTCATGTGGCATCGTTTGGTATTCAGCCTACCCGATGGTGCGATTCCGCTGGGCGGCAGCGCGGCGGCGCCGCTACAGGGGTTTAGCTGGGATGTCGGTCGGGTAGTAGGCTTGCTATGCCACGTCGAGACCACCCAAGCGAGCCTCGCTCCGCTGCTTCGCGATCCCGACCGACCCAAGGCGAAAAGCACCTCCACCGGGCGTTTTTTGCAAACCGATGAGGAGATACTGGAAGACCCCGCGCGCTTTCAGCGCTTGGCACCGCTGCTGGATCGCGTCATGACCCAGTGGCTTAAGAGCGCTTGA
- the hisB gene encoding imidazoleglycerol-phosphate dehydratase HisB, protein MSARIATVSRDTNETQITVSVNLDGEGRLNCNTGVPFLDHMLDQVARHGMVDLDIDAKGDLHIDDHHTVEDLGITLGQAFNEAIGDKRGIYRYGHAYVPLDEALSRVVIDFSGRPGLFMNVEFTRDTIGRLDTQLFWEFFQGFVNHARVTLHIDNLKGFNAHHQAETIFKAFGRALRMAVAEDPRMAGQMPSTKGSL, encoded by the coding sequence ATGTCAGCGCGTATTGCCACGGTAAGCCGTGACACCAACGAAACGCAGATTACGGTCAGCGTCAACCTCGATGGCGAAGGCCGCTTGAATTGCAACACTGGCGTTCCGTTCTTGGACCACATGCTGGACCAAGTGGCTCGGCATGGCATGGTGGACCTCGATATCGATGCCAAAGGCGACCTGCATATCGATGACCACCATACCGTCGAAGACTTGGGCATCACCCTCGGCCAAGCATTCAACGAGGCCATCGGCGACAAGCGCGGCATCTACCGTTACGGCCACGCATATGTGCCGCTGGATGAAGCGCTGTCTCGCGTGGTGATCGACTTTTCTGGCCGCCCTGGTTTATTCATGAACGTCGAGTTCACCCGCGATACCATCGGCCGACTGGACACGCAGCTGTTTTGGGAGTTCTTTCAGGGCTTCGTCAATCACGCCCGGGTCACGCTGCATATCGACAACCTGAAAGGCTTCAATGCTCACCACCAGGCCGAGACCATTTTTAAAGCCTTTGGCCGCGCGCTACGCATGGCCGTTGCAGAAGATCCGCGCATGGCGGGCCAGATGCCGTCTACCAAAGGAAGCTTATAA
- a CDS encoding manganese catalase family protein, giving the protein MFHHSGKLQYPVKVDTPNPEFAMLLQQAIGGIEGEIRVAMQYFFQAMGARGDDRIRDMLMSTATEELSHIEMLGHAVALNLEGAPVSYQEATAKDPVMNAILGGANPRHLLSSGLSAMPVNANGVPFDMSHVYATGNIAADMLANATAEAGGRVLASRLYNWTDDHGMKDFLSFLIARDTYHQQQWLAVIEELGGFEKQLPIPNATPEDHEAMQHSYYYLNTLMDKEAPKGRWSEGPSLDGRSQYSVRNQPAPEGQEPSLGSAKEKSGAQKEQIDPNK; this is encoded by the coding sequence ATGTTCCACCACTCTGGAAAGTTGCAGTATCCCGTTAAAGTCGACACTCCGAACCCAGAATTTGCCATGCTGCTGCAGCAGGCTATTGGCGGTATTGAGGGTGAAATCCGAGTGGCCATGCAGTACTTCTTTCAAGCAATGGGGGCTCGTGGTGATGACCGTATCCGCGATATGTTGATGTCCACGGCCACCGAGGAGTTGTCCCATATCGAGATGTTGGGTCATGCAGTGGCGCTCAATTTGGAAGGGGCGCCGGTTTCCTATCAAGAGGCGACAGCTAAAGACCCGGTTATGAACGCCATTTTGGGCGGTGCCAATCCACGTCATCTGCTTTCATCGGGCTTGTCGGCGATGCCAGTGAATGCCAATGGCGTCCCTTTTGATATGAGCCACGTTTACGCCACGGGCAATATCGCTGCTGATATGCTGGCCAACGCTACGGCCGAAGCTGGCGGTCGTGTCTTGGCATCGCGTCTCTACAATTGGACCGATGATCACGGCATGAAGGATTTTCTATCCTTTTTGATTGCTCGTGACACCTACCATCAGCAGCAATGGCTCGCAGTCATCGAAGAGTTGGGCGGCTTCGAAAAACAGCTGCCAATCCCCAATGCCACGCCGGAAGATCATGAGGCGATGCAGCACTCTTATTACTACCTCAACACCTTGATGGACAAGGAGGCGCCGAAGGGTCGTTGGTCCGAAGGCCCCTCGTTGGATGGCCGGAGCCAGTACAGCGTACGTAATCAGCCTGCCCCCGAAGGCCAAGAGCCTAGCCTGGGGAGTGCCAAGGAAAAGTCCGGGGCACAGAAGGAGCAAATCGACCCCAACAAATAA